In Scatophagus argus isolate fScaArg1 chromosome 3, fScaArg1.pri, whole genome shotgun sequence, one genomic interval encodes:
- the si:ch1073-335m2.2 gene encoding msx2-interacting protein isoform X3: MFAAAGPGSSAIGGSFEASDTHFDSRIRDPFTLTSSTRRDLYRDERGRRVDRTYHHRRSRSSHSSQSRHPSPQRTTGQTPKTPHSPKRAHLSPGRGPQSRSRSRSSSSDSVSSTSSTGSGSDSNSSSSDGSRARSVQSSAAHAPTQSSMVLDSDEPRRSFGIKVQNLPVRSTDTSLKDGLFHEFKKHGKVTSVQIHGASEDRYGLVFFRQQEDQEKALTVSKGKLFFGMLIEVTAWNGPETESENEFRPLDGRIDEFHPKATRTLFIGNLEKTTSYQQLLDIFQRFGEIVDIDIKKVNGVPQYAFVQYSDIASVCKAIKKMDGEYLGSNRLKLGFGKSMPTTCVWLDGLASSITEQYLTRHFCRYGHVVKVVFDRLKGMALILYNNTDFAQAAVRETKGWKIGGNKIKVDFASQESQMAFYRSMQASGQDIRDFYEIPPERREDRRPPYHEFTAERAYYENIRTPGLYPEDARRDYAARSRDRFPELEHYQGDHFDPRYHEDPRDYRDYRDPFEQDIRKYTYIQRERERERERFEADRSRWSPSHPRRPVTPTVSPSPSERAPRDSERRVYSQSSERSGSVSSVSPPHFDKSEKTLLEHASKSDKSEKSSQPDRVAGAEKPKRTKRKEKGDKAEKIKSRKPKGQSPSNPLPESELETGFDGGSGRGRGSDQDAYERQKCKGDGDSLSGSQLSAAHHDSVKSERSEMSKGENSDLDGKSRLKKHVKSDTGNDGKDSSVDSDRLAARKRRFADSSGRAIRQKRSRHEEEDGIQSTDFGTSAVYLKESDSDKHKDTQRRDLRLKTDKSGTQKDGQEDLRGQREKSEGSLEPESKRHPGHTSSRRFSHEGNTDQSSIREQEHHAAFKFGAQNADTDKSAKNKEDHVDIDLSQSYRKQMEQNRRLHQQQQQRESSDKLDKPGSPQGSETEDLEHRSLVHEVGKPPEDVTDNFPSHKLKKLDQFDTDSGVKRERVYRSFRQKSEDPDWNIASPGHQQFSHHADEDFVDPSPKELSRNEEKIHTDLEILVKRTHNTQVNKPNTPLLSVEEEQQKRWESRVKQDLIPDLNFSRSLGKNIHNRKRLEYGIWHDLEPGEVRSDPEEDRDAKPHSPMPSTSMPFSDRPRVDRFADPKLAQLERNKFYSFALDQTITPDTKALLERAKSLSSSREDNWSFLDYDSHFATFRNRKDTEKVESTPRPTPSWYMKKKKIRSGSEDKLDDRKEEPKPEEQERRELFASRFLHSPVFELDSRRLQHLERKHEEPEQTQNQQPGQTGTGDSELDSGPVVLFHSRFLELMRLQQQKNKTQELQEAKEDTVLMDENKEEKAPVQEQQPLQLPEMTESVNVPEMKPISPAEEMISEPRHTPTAVTQSVVKDPPSEEKCVTLNPTPDPCLPASFVKEEVKENENVVPVHSLATEMTSDSETSGIAAHEPSYSVDKCKLSPSERKLDIVEDVKPPFMENPCHRDSHDEFVSSSEAELEHETTQPEMQAPSPIPHSLAEEVDVVKKQIHSTCKAITEPEPQKKLQVSKVQISVDNDANNETISPQKEHKIKEIKNEICKPAPVAPVPVVSNSGSEIQATRKSERVKRGSSPRAELKSTGKSPLHGSDSDILEQSSIPLARARRRNVKSVYATPVEDEVPVRSGKEMTESPRAARKRGTDKEATQQQNIEQDPPAPSPSPATKRGRPPKNRKQRDENSAVKVEKSQMDTKDTDSNQSESGERIPRMSKGKTSPHATKSALNQTSAVLGSVSTRKGEKTEVAEDDDQEMDFTDEDSVALQDSSSSCKDDPSTKADQKKEEKDKQGREISRDKDVMHEKACEGKSNGKETDSSSFEEKPTRGKSKLTRNPKSPVLKNLKIRLNVTEVKDLLQLGDDELGNQENSSKSDHVSKCTNVNKGGSMSEEKENATLEKKELLETPQSLILQELELEQAVENIAKLTVPAFPAKPPTPPVPPAEVRTDPEEEKPSNPASETELMAAIDSITTEEATVSETQAPPPNADLGSEPEMQDFIQPGKEEEPETNTTAVQEEPVYPTTPKKGTRGRPKTPKCPKGQKQVRKDLKEGHSVTEELATPLTDSTASSVKIVPESTPSAATATVITPTTWKSEAEPSAVKTTDINSEASSEERIQHVKSVNPQSKSPVCPKSQQVPPECISPSLSPLANRPNIRSIQPTHQTIRNPVSPPDWRQPSKDTGASPSPVMPLASKENQLLPSDSENMDIEQDTSDLRHILMKHKNISLPGSSSVASSLLTLRDQNPIESNPPSAVVPSKSPLPDGRMPGHPAASIVRPTASLPSPETKSVISVIASTGTSVISRVCNPPEPEDKVNMNIANPCVDMALPKSTYRSSKDDTGSYHGPSVGDDGGSAARFIVESPNLGTGSCPGLRVNTSEGVVVLSHSGQKTEGPQRISAKISQIPQATAGDMESQQLSMPQIKPDLYGHSHSGLQKGPSSQTDHGHPGKMQAALSSIKQESTGLEKMESAYQSGPQGVVKRLTQGNQQVLSYHQDYMPVKHQKKMDSADSHSTDGAKPPWTSAISPAISPHLPSPPGNHVGFVTAAGDRASSHITGVKQEPRSPRKSGHPHTQFTKVSSPIGSSSPKGIPVMLSTGHPAMQQFITGVHHPEQSVIMPPHSVPGGLGRMSPHRVTQSIPVGHLVQGDVRVNTPPLSVMSYGMHSEPLASPWSGPMQPRPTSPQTVGRDKVLKVNPGSLRSHEGEQEETRRFHQAPGRQTATQIKPEPMQSDPRGPLRSGVQLEPYMTQRDIRALLHQQGERLASDPHSGHIQETLPTSSAPSNLPLSLSPRAHILAKGVSDKDIAKPLEAKRPHSPHPKDGMMGIRQSGQAMASPQRVQLITPGPSSSFPEYSGMYSNTRGIHSQIPETSSVGLNQPPLSVTPTMGADLQAKPDGKMTQPVNMMQLLTKYPIVWQGLLALKNDTAAVQLHFVCGNKALAHRSLPLQEGGTLLRIVQRMRLEASQLESVARRMTGDSDFCLLLALPCGRDQEDVLNQTQALKAAFINYLQTKLAAGIINIPNPGSNQPAYVLQIFPPCEFSESHLSQLAPDLLNRISSISPHLMIVITSV, encoded by the exons atgtttgctgctgctggcccAGGGAGCAGTGCTATTGGTGGAAGCTTTGAGGCATCAGACACACATTTTGACTCTAGAATTCGAGACCCCTTCACTCTTACTAGTTCTACACGACGTGACCTGtacagagatgagagaggacGACGTGTTGATAGAACCTACCATCACCGTCGGAGCCGATCATCTCATTCCTCACAGTCAAGGCACCCTTCCCCGCAACGGACCACAGGACAAACCCCCAAAACTCCTCATTCCCCTAAAAGAGCTCATTTGTCCCCTGGGCGAGGCCCACAATCTCGATCCAGGAGCAGATCTTCGAGCTCTGATTctgtcagcagcaccagcagcacgGGTAGTGGCAG tgaTTCAAACAGCAGCTCGAGTGATGGGTCTCGGGCACGCTCTGTTCAGTCATCAGCTGCACATGCACCTACTCAGTCTTCTATGGTGCTTGACTCGGATGAGCCACGAAGAAGCTTTGGAATTAAAGTTCAGAACCTTCCGGTGCGCTCCACAG ACACAAGTTTAAAAGATGGACTTTTCCATGAGTTCAAGAAACATGGGAAAGTGACCTCAGTGCAGATCCACGGAGCATCAGAAGACCGCTATGGTTTGGTGTTCTTTAGACAGCAGGAGGATCAAGAGAAAGCCCTCACTGTCTCCAAAGGAAAGCTGTTCTTTGGCATGCTTATTGAAGTCACTGCCTGGAATGGTCCTG AAACTGAGAGTGAAAATGAGTTCAGGCCCTTGGATGGGCGGATAGATGAGTTCCACCCAAAGGCCACAAGGACACTGTTCATAGGCAACCTTGAGAAGACCACCAGTTACCAACAActtcttgacatttttcaacGCTTTGGAGAAATTGTG GATATTGACATCAAGAAAGTAAACGGAGTTCCCCAGTATGCCTTTGTGCAGTATTCCGATATTGCCAGTGTCTGCAAGGCCATtaagaagatggatggagagtaTCTGGGGAGCAACAGACTAAAG CTTGGTTTTGGGAAGAGTATGCCTACAACGTGTGTTTGGCTAGATGGTTTGGCATCCAGTATTACAGAGCAATACCTCACTCGACATTTCTGCCGTTATGGACATGTAGTTAAG GTTGTGTTTGATAGATTGAAAGGGATGGCCCTCATCTTGTACAACAACACAGATTTTGCTCAGGCAGCTGTAAGGGAGACCAAGGGTTGGAAAATTGGTGGTAATAAAATAAAG gtGGATTTTGCGAGTCAAGAGAGTCAGATGGCATTCTACCGGTCTATGCAGGCATCTGGTCAAGACATTAGAGACTTCTATGAAATTCCCCCTGAACGACG AGAGGATCGCAGACCACCATACCATGAGTTTACGGCAGAAAGGGCTTACTATGAGAATATACGAACCCCAGGGCTCTATCCAGAGGATGCTCGAAGAGACTATGCTGCTCGCAGCAGAGACCGTTTTCCTGAACTGGAACACTATCAGGGTGATCACTTCGACCCACGTTATCATGAAGACCCAAGAGACTACCGCGACTACAGAGACCCATTTGAGCAAGACATCCgaaaatacacatatattcaaagggagcgagaaagagagcgagaacGTTTTGAAGCTGATCGCAGCAGGTGGAGCCCTTCTCATCCCAGACGACCTGTTACTCCTACAGTATCTCCTTCACCATCTGAGCGTGCTCCCAGAGACTCAGAACGACGGGTTTACAGCCAGTCCTCAGAACGCAGTGGTAGTGTGAGCTCAGTGTCACCACCACACTTCGACAAATCTGAAAAGACCCTGCTGGAACATGCCTCGAAGAGTGACAAGAGTGAGAAAAGCAGTCAGCCAGATCGTGTGGCAGGTGCTGAGAAACCCAAACGTACAAAACGGAAGGAGAAAGGTGACAAAGCTGAGAAGATtaaatcaagaaaaccaaaggGGCAATCCCCATCCAACCCACTGCCTGAATCAGAGCTTGAGACTGGTTTTGATGGTGGTTCTGGAAGAGGAAGGGGATCAGACCAAGATGCTTATGAAAGGCAGAAATGTAAAGGGGATGGCGACTCTCTTTCTGGAAGTCAGTTGTCAGCTGCTCATCATGACTCTGTAAAAAGTGAGAGATCTGAAATGAGTAAAGGTGAGAATTCAGACTTGGATGGAAAAAGTCGACTCAAGAAACATGTGAAGTCTGATACTGGAAATGATGGTAAAGATTCATCAGTGGATTCAGATCGTCTTGCTGCTAGAAAAAGGCGCTTTGCTGATTCCAGTGGAAGAGCTATTCGTCAGAAAAGAAGCAggcatgaggaggaggatggtaTTCAGTCCACTGACTTTGGTACCAGTGCTGTATACTTGAAAGAGTCAGACAGtgataaacacaaagacacacaacgGAGAGATTTAAGACTCAAAACTGATAAAAGTGGCACTCAGAAGGATGGCCAAGAGGACCTTagaggacaaagagagaaatcagAGGGATCTTTAGAACCAGAGTCAAAACGACATCCAGGGCACACTTCATCTAGAAGGTTTTCACATGAGGGGAACACAGACCAAAGCAGTATCAGGGAACAGGAACACCATGCTGCTTTCAAATTTGGTGCTCAGAATGCTGACACTGATAAAAGTGCTAAGAACAAGGAAGACCATGTTGATATTGACCTCTCTCAGAGTTACCGGAAGCAAATGGAGCAAAATAGACGGTTgcaccaacagcaacagcagcgtGAGTCATCAGACAAACTTGACAAACCAGGAAGTCCCCAAGGAAGTGAAACAGAGGACTTGGAACATAGAAGTCTTGTGCATGAGGTTGGTAAACCACCTGAGGATGTCACAGATAACTTTCCATCTCATAAACTAAAGAAACTAGACCAATTCGACACTGACTCTGGGGTTAAGAGGGAGCGTGTCTATAGGAGCTTCAGACAAAAAAGTGAAGATCCTGACTGGAACATTGCATCTCCAGGACATCAGCAGTTTTCTCACCATGCAGATGAGGACTTTGTGGATCCTTCTCCGAAAGAATTAAgtagaaatgaagaaaaaattcACACAGATCTGGAGATATTAGTCAAAAGGACACATAACACACAAGTAAACAAGCCAAACACCCCATTACTTAGTGTGGAAGAAGAGCAACAAAAGAGATGGGAGAGCAGAGTGAAACAAGACTTAATTCCTGACCTGAACTTTTCTAGAAGTCTTGGTAAAAACATTCACAATCGCAAGCGTTTGGAATATGGTATTTGGCATGACTTAGAGCCTGGGGAGGTACGATCTGACcctgaggaggacagagacgCCAAACCACACTCTCCTATGCCCTCAACGTCTATGCCTTTTTCAGACAGGCCAAGGGTTGACAGGTTTGCAGACCCCAAACTAGCACAGCTCGAAAGGAACAAATTCTACTCCTTTGCACTTGATCAGACCATCACACCTGATACAAAGGCTCTGCTCGAACGTGCAAAATCTCTGTCATCTTCCAGAGAGGATAACTGGTCATTTTTAGATTATGATTCTCACTTTGCAACTTTCCGCAACAGAAAGGACACTGAAAAGGTAGAATCAACACCGCGACCTACACCCTCCTGgtacatgaaaaagaaaaagattcgAAGTGGATCTGAAGATAAACTTGATGACAGAAAGGAGGAGCCTAAGCCAGAGGAGCAGGAACGCAGGGAACTATTTGCCTCCCGCTTCCTTCACAGCCCTGTCTTTGAGCTGGACTCTAGACGACTTCAGCACTTGGAACGCAAACATGAAGAACCTGAGCAAACGCAAAACCAGCAGCCAGGTCAGACAGGGACGGGAGATAGTGAACTTGACTCAGGGCCAGTTGTCCTTTTCCATAGTCGTTTTCTGGAACTTATGCGACTACAACAACAGAAGAATAAAACCCAAGAGCTGCAAGAGGCAAAAGAAGACACAGTGCTCATGGATgagaataaagaggaaaaagcacCAGTTCAAGAGCAGCAACCTTTACAGTTGCCGGAAATGACGGAATCTGTCAATGTGCCAGAAATGAAACCCATCAGTCCTGCTGAAGAGATGATCTCTGAACCACGACACACACCTACTGCTGTCACCCAGTCTGTGGTCAAGGACCCTCCATCAGAGGAGAAATGTGTTACTTTAAATCCAACACCTGATCCATGTCTCCCTGCGTCATTTGTAAAGGAAGaggtaaaagaaaatgaaaatgttgtacCAGTGCACAGTTTGGCAACTGAGATGACATCTGATTCTGAAACTTCGGGAATAGCAGCACATGAACCCAGTTACTCAGTGGATAAATGTAAGCTTTCTCCTTCTGAACGGAAATTGGATATTGTTGAGGATGTAAAACCTCCCTTTATGGAAAACCCATGCCACCGCGATTCTCATGATGAGTTTGTTAGCAGTTCAGAAGCTGAGCTGGAGCATGAGACCACACAACCAGAAATGCAAGCCCCTAGTCCTATACCACATAGTCTTGCAGAGGAAGTGGATGTAGTCAAAAAACAGATCCATTCCACTTGCAAAGCAATAACAGAGCCTGAGCCACAAAAGAAACTTCAGGTTAGTAAAGTGCAGATATCTGTGGATAATGATGCAAATAATGAGACAATCTCACCTCAGaaagaacataaaataaaagaaataaaaaatgaaatatgcaaACCTGCTCCAGTTGCTCCAGTTCCTGTCGTATCTAATTCTGGTTCTGAGATACAAGCAACACGCAAGAGTGAGCGCGTGAAACGTGGATCATCCCCAAGAGCTGAATTGAAGTCCACTGGCAAATCTCCTCTTCATGGGTCAGATTCTGATATATTGGAGCAGAGCAGCATACCATTAGCcagagcaagaagaagaaatgtaaaATCTGTGTATGCCACCCCAGTTGAAGATGAGGTGCCAGTTCGTTCCGGGAAGGAAATGACAGAGTCACCGCGCGCTGCACGAAAGCGAGGTACAGACAAGGAAGCAACGCAACAACAAAATATCGAACAGGACCCACCTGCTCCAAGTCCAAGTCCTGCAACTAAACGGGGCCGCCCTCCCAAGAATCGTAAACAAAGAGACGAGAATTCAGCAGTTAAAGTAGAAAAATCACAAATGGACACTAAAGACACGGATTCAAATCAATCAGAAAGCGGTGAACGAATTCCAAGAATGTCAAAAGGGAAAACATCCCCTCATGCCACAAAGAGTGCGTTGAACCAGACGTCTGCAGTTCTAGGATCTGTATCAACaaggaagggggaaaaaactgaGGTGGCGGAGGATGATGATCAGGAAATGGATTTCACAGATGAAGATTCCGTGGCTTTGCAAGATTCATCAAGTTCATGTAAAGATGATCCATCCACAAAAGCTGAccaaaagaaagaggagaaagacaaacaaggaAGAGAAATAAGTAGAGATAAAGATGTTATGCATGAAAAGGCTTGTGAAGGTAAGTCAAATGGGAAAGAGACTGATTCCTCAAGCTTTGAAGAGAAACCCACCAGAGGAAAAAGCAAGCTGACAAGGAATCCTAAATCTCCTGTCCTCAAGAACCTCAAAATCAGGCTAAATGTCACAGAGGTGAAAGATCTTCTTCAGTTAGGGGATGATGAGCTTGGTAATCAAGAGAATTCTTCAAAAAGTGATCATGTTTCAAAGTGCACTAATGTTAACAAAGGAGGCTCCATgagtgaagaaaaggaaaatgccaCTTTGGAGAAGAAGGAGCTCCTGGAAACACCACAAAGCTTAATTTTACAGGAGTTGGAATTGGAGCAGGCTGTCGAAAACATTGCTAAACTGACAGTTCCAGCTTTTCCAGCCAAACCACCAACACCACCTGTCCCACCTGCTGAAGTAAGAACTGATCCAGAGGAAGAAAAACCTTCTAACCCTGCTAGCGAGACAGAACTCATGGCTGCTATTGACTCCATAACCACTGAGGAAGCAACTGTATCTGAAACTCAAGCACCACCACCAAATGCAGATCTAGGATCAGAACCTGAGATGCAAGACTTCATTCAGCCTGGCAAGGAAGAGGAACCTGAAACTAATACAACTGCAGTACAGGAGGAGCCTGTGTATCCAACCACGCCTAAAAAGGGCACCAGGGGAAGACCCAAAACACCCAAATGTCCTAAAGGACAAAAGCAAGTGAGGAAGGATTTGAAGGAGGGACATTCAGTAACTGAGGAACTGGCAACTCCTTTAACAGATAGCACAGCTTCCAGTGTAAAGATTGTTCCAGAATCAACTCCGTCAGCAGCGACTGCTACGGTTATTACTCCTACTACGTGGAAGTCAGAAGCTGAGCCTTCAGCTGTCAAGACTACAGATATAAATTCAGAGGCATCTTCTGAAGAACGCATTCAGCATGTTAAATCTGTTAACCCCCAATCTAAGAGTCCAGTATGCCCAAAGTCTCAACAGGTGCCACCTGAATGCATCTCCCCTTCCTTGTCTCCACTAGCAAACCGGCCAAACATCAGGTCCATTCAACCAACTCATCAAACAATCAGAAATCCTGTTTCTCCACCAGATTGGCGCCAGCCATCTAAAGACACAGGAGCCTCACCTTCACCTGTTATGCCATTGGCATCTAAGGAAAACCAGCTTTTACCCTCAGACTCTGAAAACATGGATATTGAACAAGACACAAGTGACTTGAGACATATTcttatgaaacacaaaaatatatcaCTGCCAGGGAGTAGTTCTGTTGCTAGTAGTCTGCTCACCCTGCGAGATCAGAACCCCATTGAAAGTAATCCTCCATCAGCTGTTGTGCCAAGTAAATCACCCCTACCTGATGGTAGAATGCCAGGCCATCCAGCTGCATCTATTGTCAGACCTACAGCCTCACTACCCTCTCCGGAGACAAAGTCTGTCATCTCTGTTATTGCATCCACTGGAACCTCAGTCATCAGCCGTGTTTGCAATCCTCCTGAGCCTGAGGACAAAGTAAATATGAACATTGCAAATCCGTGTGTGGACATGGCTTTACCCAAATCAACCTACAGGTCCAGCAAAGATGACACTGGTTCATACCATGGGCCATCTGTCGGTGATGATGGAGGAAGTGCTGCTCGCTTCATTGTTGAGAGTCCCAATCTTGGTACAGGATCATGTCCAGGTCTGAGAGTAAATACATCTGAAGGAGTAGTAGTATTGAGTCACTCAGGCCAGAAAACAGAGGGACCACAGAGGATTAGTGCTAAAATAAGTCAGATCCCTCAAGCAACAGCAGGTGACATGGAATCTCAGCAGTTATCCATGCCCCAGATAAAACCAGATTTGTATGGTCATTCTCATTCAGGACTTCAGAAGGGGCCTTCATCACAGACAGATCACGGACATCCTGGTAAGATGCAGGCGGCTTTGTCTTCAATTAAACAAGAAAGCACTGGTTTGGAAAAGATGGAGTCTGCTTACCAATCTGGACCTCAAGGAGTAGTGAAGCGTCTCACACAGGGTAACCAGCAAGTATTGAGTTACCATCAAGATTACATGCCagtaaaacatcaaaagaaaatggACAGTGCTGATTCTCACAGTACAGATGGAGCTAAGCCACCTTGGACCTCTGCTATAAGTCCTGCTATAAGTCCCCATTTGCCCTCTCCACCTGGCAACCATGTAGGTTTTGTTACAGCAGCGGGTGACAGAGCTTCCTCCCATATTACTGGGGTCAAACAGGAACCGCGATCTCCTCGCAAGTCAGGTCATCCACACACTCAGTTTACCAAAGTGTCCTCCCCCATAGGCTCCTCTTCACCCAAGGGCATACCAGTGATGTTGTCCACTGGCCATCCTGCCATGCAGCAGTTTATCACTGGTGTACATCATCCAGAACAGTCAGTTATCATGCCACCTCACAGTGTGCCTGGAGGCTTAGGACGGATGTCTCCTCACCGTGTTACGCAGTCAATTCCAGTGGGGCATCTCGTCCAAGGAGATGTTCGCGTCAATACTCCACCGCTGTCTGTGATGAGCTATGGGATGCATAGTGAGCCTCTTGCCTCTCCCTGGTCTGGTCCCATGCAACCACGGCCCACCTCACCACAGACTGTTGGCAGAGACAAAGTTCTCAAGGTAAACCCTGGTTCTTTGAGGAGTCATGAGGGGGAACAGGAAGAAACCAGACGCTTCCACCAGGCTCCAGGAAGACAAACTGCCACACAGATAAAACCGGAGCCCATGCAGTCAGATCCTCGTGGGCCATTGCGGAGTGGTGTCCAGTTGGAACCATACATGACACAAAGAGATATACGAGCGCTCTTGCACCAGCAGGGAGAACGTTTGGCCTCAGACCCTCATTCAGGACACATTCAAGAAACTCTGCCCACATCTTCAGCGCCCTCAAACCTACCCTTATCTTTGTCTCCACGAGCACATATTTTAGCTAAAGGTGTGTCAGACAAGGATATAGCGAAGCCATTAGAGGCCAAGAGGCCACATTCTCCTCATCCTAAAGATGGAATGATGGGGATCCGACAATCTGGGCAAGCAATGGCATCTCCCCAGAGAGTTCAGCTAATAACACCAGGACCTAGCAGCTCATTCCCAGAATACTCAGGGATGTACTCAAACACAAGAGGCATCCATTCTCAAATACCAGAGACCTCTTCTGTTGGACTTAACCAGCCACCACTGAGCGTCACACCAACCATG GGTGCAGACCTCCAGGCTAAGCCAGATGGAAAGATGACACAGCCTGTTAATATGATGCAGTTGCTCACG AAATACCCCATTGTATGGCAAGGCCTGTTGGCACTGAAGAATGACACAGCTGCAGTCCAGTTGCATTTTGTCTGTGGCAACAAAGCGTTGGCTCATCGATCGCTGCCCCTACAAGAAGGAGGCACATTGCTTAGGATTGTCCAGAGAATGAGACTAGAGGCTTCACAGCTGGAAAGTGTAGCACGAAGAATGACT GGAGACAGTGACTTCTGTCTGCTCCTTGCTCTGCCATGTGGACGAGATCAAGAAGATGTCCTAAACCAAACTCAAGCTCTTAAGGCCGCTTTCATCAACTATTTACAGACAAAGTTGGCTGCTGGTATCATCAATATCCCTAACCCAGGTTCCAATCAG ccTGCCTATGTGCTACAGATTTTTCCACCATGCGAATTTTCAGAGAGCCACTTATCCCAGCTTGCTCCTGACCTTCTGAACAGGATCTCCAGCATTTCACCGCACCTCATGATTGTCATCACCTCTGTGTAA